The Streptomyces sp. NBC_00659 genomic interval CATGGGGTGCTCACCTCTTTCGGGAGCGCCCAGGAGGCGCCCAGCTCGGAGTAGAGGGCGAGGGTGTCGGCGGCGGCCGCGACGAATCCGTCGACGCCGGGCACGACGCGGCGCTGTTCGCCGGGGACCGTCTCCCAGGCGTCCGGGGGCAGCGCGACCGGGTCGGGGGCCTGCCGGATCGCCTCGACGACCTTCATGAAGGCGCCCGTCGACTCGGGCGGGACCAGCAGTGGGGCGCCGCCCGACAGATGCCCGGCCAGGTTCTCCAGCAGGTCGGTGCGGCCGTACTCGATCTCCTCGGGGCCGTGTCCGGACCGCTGCACGAGCACCCGGTCCTGCTTGTACCAGAAGGTGATCCGGCCGCCCGTGCCGTGCACCAGGACGTACGGCTCGCCGGGGCGTTCGGCGCAGAGCGTGGCGGCGACGGTGATCCGGCCCCCGGTGGTCGTCACCCGCACGCACGAGGTGTCGTCGGACTCGATGTCGTTGGCCCGCAGCAGTTCGGTCCGGATGCCGGTGACGTCCTCGGCGCGGGTCGAGCCGTCCAGGGCGAGGGCCGTGGCGACGGCGTGGGCCAGCGGGTTCGTCAGGACCCCGTCGACGACGTCGGCGCCGTCGAGGCGGCGTCTGCCCGCCCAGGGCGCGCGCCGGAAGTACGCCTCGTCGCGGACCCAGGCGCCCGCCCCGCCGATTCCGGTCACCCGGCCGATGGCGCCCTCGGTGATCAGCTTCCTGATCGCCGGCACGGCGTGCGAGCCGAGCGACTGGAAGCCGATCTGGCAGACCACTCCGGCCGCCGCGACTCCGTCGGCCATCCGCCGGAACTCGGCGTAGGACGGCGCGGGCGGCTTCTCCAGGAGCAGGTGGACGCCCCTGCGCGCGGCGGTCAGCGCGAGGTCGGTGTGGGTGGGGATGGGGGTGCAGATCACCGCGACGGCGGCGCCGGTGGAGTCGAGGAGGGCACCGAAGTCGGCGGACTGCTCGACGCTTCGCCCGCCCAGCTCCTCCTCGGTGAGCGGGGTCAGCTCGCAGATCCCGGCGAGGCGTACCAGGCCCTTGTCCTGGAGCCGGCCGATGTTGTCCAGGTGCCAGCGGCCGTGGCCCCGTGCACCCGCGAGGACGACGGGCAGCGGGAGCCGGGCCGTCGTGCCCGCCCGGGCGGAACCGGCCGGCCGCGGGAGCCCGGGGCCCGTCGTCGCCTGGACGCCGGACGCGGACGGCCGGCTGTCCGGGTGCGGGTCGCCGCTCCGGCGCGAGGTGGCGGTCATCCCTTCACCGCCCCGGCGCTGAATCCGGTGATCAGCCATTTCTGGATGAAGGCGAAGACGACGACCACGGGGACGGCGGCGACGATGCCGCCCGCCGCGAGCGCGCCGAGGTCGACGCTGTCGGAGCTCAGCAGGGTGTTGAGGCCGACCGGGATGGTCTGCTTGCTCTGGTCGCTGAGGAACATCAGGGCGAACAGGAAGTGGTTCCAGGCGTGGACGAAGGCGAAGGAGCCGACGGCGATCAGCCCGGGCCGCAGCAGCGGGAGGACGACGATCCGGAAGGCGTCGAAGCGGTTGCAGCCGTCGACCCAGGCGGCCTCCTCCAGGGTGTACGGCACGTTCCTGATGAACCCGCTGATGAGGATCATCGACAGCGGAAGCTGGAAGACCGTCTCGGCGATGACGACACTGACCAGCGAGTTGATCATCCGGAGCTCGGCGAAGATCTGGAAGAGCGGGACCAGGAGCAGGGCGCCCGGCACGAACTGCGAGCAGAGCAGCGCGAGCATGAAGCCGCGCTTGATCCTGAAGTCGAAGCGGGCGAGGGCGTAGCCGCCGGCGAGGGCGACGAGCGTGGTCATCACCAGGGTGGAGACGGCGATGATCACGCTGTTCTGGAAGTAGGTCCCGAAACTGCGCTCGGTCCACACCTTGTCGAAGTGCTCGAAGGTCATGGGCCAGGGCACGAGGGAGGTCGACCCGGCCGGGCGCAGCGCGAAGAGCAGGATCCAGTAGAAGGGGATCAGGGTGAAGAGCAGATAGACGCCCAGGGGGACGTAGATCTGCCAGCGCGGGGCCTCGTCCCAGGCGCGCCGCTTCCTCCCCGCGCGCGGGCGGGGTTCCTCCCTGGGCGGGGCGGGTACGGCCGGGGCGATCGTCCCGGCGTCCTTGGTGATCACTTGTCCCCGCCTCCGAACTTGCTCAGCCGCAGATAGACGATCGAGCAGAACAGCAGAATCACGAACGCGACCGTGGTGAGGGCCGAGGCGTAACCGAAGTTGTGCGCGTCGACACTGGTGTTGGCGATGTAGAGCGGAAGGGTCGTCGTCTCGCCCGCGGGGCCGCCGCCGGTGAGGGTGTAGAGCAGGTCGACGTTGTTGAACTCCCACACCGCGCGCAGCAGGGTGGAGAGGATGATCGCGTCCTTGAGGTGCGGCAGCGTGATGTGCAGGAACTGCCGGACGCGGCTCGCTCCGTCGACCTCGGCGGCCTCGTACAGGTCCTTGGAGACGGACTGGAGGTCGGCGAGGATCAGGATCGCGAAGAAGGGCACCCCGCGCCACAGGTCCGCGACCACGGCCGCCGGGAAGACGGTGGAGGTGTCCGAGAGCCAGCTCGTCCCGTACGAGCCCATGCCCGCGTCGGCGAGGTAACGGGTGATGCCCGTCTGGGAGTTGTAGAGCAGCACCCAGATCGCGGAGGTCAGCACCCCGGAGACGGCCCAGGGCGAGAAGACCAGGGCGCGTCCGGCGGCCCGGCCGACGAAGGTCTGGTTGACGATCAGCGCGAGCGCCAGGCCGAACAGCAGCTGGAGGCCCACCTCGACGACGACCCACTTCGCGCTGAAGGTCAGCGTGTCCCAGAACTGGGGGTCGTCGGTGAAGGCGTGCACGAAGTTGCCGAAGCCCGCGTAGCCGTTGCGCCACGGCTTGGTCGGGTTGTAGTTCTGCAGGCTGTAGTAGAAGACGCTGATGACGGGGTAGGCGATGAAGCCCAGCATCAGCAGCGCCGCCGGGGCGATCAGCAGATACGGAAGCCTGCGCGGGGTCGCTGAGGCACGGCGCCGCCGGGGTGGCGCGGGCGGTTTCGCCACGGCTGCGGCTTGGGCCATGACTGTTCTCCGTTCGCAGTGGGGCAGGTACAGCGGGTACAGGAAGCGCTTGCTACGACGCCATGGGTCGGGCACGTCCACGTGCGGTCGTGGGGGGTCTCAGCCCGCGTACGGGTCCGGCACCTTGCCCGGGCGGGCCAGGAACGCGAAGTCGCAGCCGGTGTCGGCCTGGGTGATCTGGTCGTTGTAGAGCGCGCCGTAGCCTCGCTCGTACCGGGCGGGCGGCGGGGTCCACGCGGCCCGCCTGCGCTCCAGCTCCGCGTCGTCCACGTGGAGCCGGAGTGACCGTGCCTCGACGTCGAGGGTGATCGGGTCCCCGCTCCGTACGAGGGCGAGCGGGCCGCCGACGTACGACTCGGGCGCCACGTGCAGCACGCACGCGCCGTAACTCGTGCCGCTCATCCGGGCGTCGGAGATCCGCACCATGTCCCGGACGCCCTGCTTCAGCAGGTGGCCGGGGATGGGCAGCATCCCGTACTCGGGCATGCCCGGACCGCCCTTGGGGCCGGAGCCCCGCAGCACGAGGACACTGTCCGCGGTGATGCCGAGCGACGGGTCGTCGATGGTCCGCTGCATGGTGCGGTAGTCGTCGAAGACGACCGCGGGACCGGTGTGCCTGAGCAGGTGCGGCTCGGCGGAGATGTGCTTGATGACGGCGCCGTCGGGGCAGAGGTTGCCGCGCAGGACGGCCACCCCGCCCTCGGCCGCGACCGGGTTCTCCCGGGTGCGGATGACGTCGTCGTTGTGCACCCGGGCGGTCGCCAGCTGCTCGCGCATGCTGTCGTGGGACACCGTGGGCCGGTCCAGGTGCAGCAGGTCGGTGATCCGGGAGAGGAACCCGGGCAGGCCGCCGGCGAAGTGGAAGTCCTCCATGAGGTACTTCTGTCCGCCGGGCCGGACGTCGGCGAGGACGGGCACGGTCCGGGCGATCCGGTCGAAGTCGTCCAGGGTCAGGGTGACCCCGGCCCGTCCGGCCATGGCGATCAGATGGATCACGGCGTTGGTGGAGCCGCCGAGGCCGAGGACGGTCGTCACCGCGTCCTCGAAGGCCTCGGCCGTGAGGATGTCGGACAACACGCGGTCCTTGTGGACGAGTTCGACGATCCTGAGCCCGGCCGCGGCCGCCATCCGGTCGTGTCCCGAGTCGACGGCGGGGATGCTCGACGCGCCGGGAACGGTGACGCCGAGCGCCTCCGCGGCCGCTGTCAGCGTGGACGCGGTGCCCATCGTCATGCAGTGCCCCGGCGACCGGGCGAGCCCGCTCTCCAGCTCGGTCATCTCGCAGTCCCCGATGAGGCCCGCGCGCCTGTCGTCCCAGTACTTCCACATGTCGGTTCCGGACCCGAGGACCTCGTCGCGCCAGTGGCCCGGGAGCATCGGCCCGGCGGGCACGAAGACGGTCGGCAGGTCGACCGAGGCGGCGCCCATGAGCAGCGCGGGCGTGGTCTTGTCGCAGCCGCCCATCAGCACGGCCCCGTCCACCGGATACGACCGCAGCAGTTCCTCGGTCTCCATCGCGAGCAGGTTGCGGTAGAGCATCGGGGTCGGCTTCTGGAACGTCTCGCTCAGCGTGGACACCGGGAATTCGAGCGGGAATCCGCCGGCCTGCCACACGCCCCGCTTGACGGCCTGCGCGCGGTCGCGCAGGTGCACATGGCACGGGTTGATGTCGGACCAGGTGTTGAGGATCGCGACGACCGGCTTGCCCAGGTGCTCCTCGGGGAGGTAGCCGAGCTGCCGGGTCCTGGCCCGGTGGCTGAACGAGCGGAGCCCGTCGGTGCCGTACCACTGATGGCTTCTGAGTTCCTCGGGCCGTTTCACAGGGACCATCCGGCGGCTATGGCGGCGACCTCGGAACGCTCGCTCGCGGGCAGCGGTCTGCTCGGCGGGCGCACGTCACGGCGGCACAGGCCGAGCGAGGACAGGGCTTCCTTGACGACGGTGACGTTGTTCGCGGAGGCGTCGGCGGCGCGCAGTTCCTCGAAGCGGCGGATCCGCTCCCAGACCTTCATCGCGGCCGGGTAGTCGCCGGACCGGAGCGCCTCGATCATGTTCAGCGAGACGGCCGGAGCCACGTTCACCAGGCCCGAGGTGAACCCGGTGGCGCCGGCCGAGAAGTACGAGGGGGCGTACGGCTCGGCGAGTCCGGCCACCCACACGAACCGTTCGAGACCGGCGTCCCGCGCGAAGGACGCGAAGCGCGCCGCGTCGGGGACGGCGTACTTCACGCCGATGACGTTCGGGCAGGCGTCCGCGAGTTCGGCGAGCCGCGAACCCGCGAGCAGCGGATTGCGGATGTACGGCACGACGCCCAGCTCCGGCACGGACTCGGCGATCGCCCGGTGGTAGTCGACCCAGCCGCCCTCCGAGACGTACGGGTGCACGGGCTGATGGACCATCACCATCGGTGCGCCGAGGGCACGGGCGTGCCGTGCGGAGGCGACGGCGGTGGGCAGGTCGTGCCCGACGCCGACGAGGACGACCGCGCGGTCGCCGGCCTCCTCGATGGTCAACTCGGTGATGGTGCGGCGCTCTTCGGGGGTGAGGGCGTAGAACTCGCCGGTGTTGCCGTTGGGGGTGAGGGTGCGGACGCCGCCGTCGATCAGCCGGCGCAGCAGGGCCCGGTGGGTGTCACGGTCGATCGTGCCGTCCTCGGCGAAAGGGGTCACCGGGATCGCCACGACCTCGGCGAGTGCGGCCCGTTGGGTCTCGAACGTCGCTGTCATTCCTGTCCGCCCTCTTCCTGGCCCTGCGGGAAGGCCCGTCGCACGAACGAGGCGATGTGCGCGTGCAGTGCCACGGCCGCGCCGTCGGCGTCACCGTCGAGGGCGAGCCGCAGGATCTCCCGGTGCTCGTTCGCCTCCCGCTCCCAGGAGGGATCGGACGCCCAGGCGACCGCCGAGACGAGGGCCGCCTGGTCGCGCACCTCGTCGAGCATCCGGCCGAGCAGCGGATTTCCGCAGGGCGTGTACAGGGCGCGGTGGAACTCCCGGTTGGCCAGGGAGCGTTCGGCGGTGTCGGCGGCGTCGTCGGCACGGGTGAGCGCGTCGCGGGCGGCGTCGAGGGAGGCCCCCCGGCGCACCACCCGCCGCAGAGCCTCGGGTTCGAGGAGCAGCCGCACGTCGTACACCTCGCGCGCCATGTCCGCGTCCACCATGCGCACCGTGACGCCCTTGTACTGGTTCATCACGACGAGCCCGGTGCCGGCCAGGGTCTTGAGCGCCTCGCGCACCGGGGTCTTCGACACCCCGAACTGCGCGGCGAGGTCGGTCTCGACCAGGGCCTGCCCTGGGGTCAACTGCCCGGTGAGGATGCGGTGTTTGATCCCTTCCAGCACGAACTGCGTGCGGGACGGGATCGGGGTGGGCACAGAGGTCATGCGCGCCTCTCTGGTCTCACGTCTCGGATCGCGGGAGCCGGGCATCGGTCGCGGACGCCGATCCCCGATCTCGCATATCGCGTCTCATATATGACGTACGAAGTACGACGCGTTGAAGGTAGGAGCGTGACCGTGTTTCGTCAACGCTTCCGGCAGAGGAAGTTCAGGAGACATGTGCGGCGCGCGGCGCCGGAGGGTCCGGACTCCTCCCCCGGGGCGAGGCCTGTCGGATGTTCGCTCTCGCGATGACGTCCGGGAACACACGTACGGGCCGCCCGCTCGACGGGCAGCCCGTGACACTTCAGGAGAGCGGTATTTCAGCGGGGAGGAGTGGATGGTGCCCGACGGGGTGCCGGGCTTCGGGCCGCATCCAGGCCCTCACGGACCGTGTGCTTCCGTGAAGCGATGGCGGCCGACGGCGGCTTGCGTCGATGGCTCCTCCGTCACGGCTTCCAGCCCGGGTCACGGCCGCTGAGGCCGATCACGCGGTCGAGGAGCGGGGCGTCGTCGGGTACCGGGACGACGGGGCCGAAGATGCCTCCGACGCGGGTCGGGTCGTCGGCCACGCCCACGAGGAACTGCTGCGTCACCTGAAGGGCGGTGGCGTCGGGCGTGTACTCCTGGCCGGTGGCCCGCGCGAGGTCCCAGCCGTGCACCACCAGTTCGTCGGCGGCGACGGCCGCCGCGACTCCGGCCGGGAGCGTCACTCCGCCCGCCCGGGTCGTGCCGGTCCAGGCGGCCGGGTCCCGCCAGGCGTCGGCGAGTTCGTCGAGCGCCTTCGGCAGGGCCTCGCGCCAGCCCGGCTCGATGTCGGGCACGGCGGCGGTCGGGCTGGTGTCGGTCGTCGGTCCCAGGTCCTTGCGCCCGGCGTCGCGGAAGGCGACGGCCAGTCCGGTCAGATGCCCGAGCAGGTTACGCACCGCGTACTTCGGACAGGGGGTCACCCCGTCGAGCCGTGCGTCCGTGACACCCGCCGCGAGGCGCGCCACGACGAGGGCCTGCGGGCCGAAGTCGAAGGTCTGGCCGGTCATCCGATTCTCCTCAGAACGCGTATCCGTTGTCGTAATCCGTTGTCGTATCTCCGGTGCGGGGACACCGTGGGACGAGCCCGCAGGGGCACTCCCGAGCGGGACCCGGTGCCGAGCCCGTCGGGGCACCCCGCGAGGGCCCGTGGGACCAGCCCGTCGGGGCACCCCCGCGAGGGAAACCCGCGGGACCAGCTCCTCGGGGCACTCCTGTGAACGGAGAGCTCCGGGGCAAGCCCGTGGGGCCGTCCCCGTGGGGTAGACCCCGCCCGCACCGGAAAGTCATCGGTACCCCGGCCAGGGATTCCCGCACCGGACTCATCGGCCCCCGGCCCAGGGTCAGAAGTTTTGACAGGTGGTGACCGGGCTCCGGTTCCGCCCCAGGGGCGCTCTGCGGCGTCTCGAACCGGCGACAGCGTCACCGTCAGTAACCATCGCGGGTGGCCCTCAGTCCGTGAGGAAGGCTCCCTCGCGACAAGGGCGGCAGACGAAGACGTAGCCCAGCTGACCGCCGAGGTTCATCGCGGTCTCCCGGGTTATCCCCTCCTCCAGGTGTGCCGCGAACTCCATCGTGCCGGTGCAGGAGGGGCACACGGGCAGGCGGTCGTCCTCAAGGTAGGAGGGACTGCCTCCGAGCGACCCGAGCACTTCGCGCTGCTTCCCGAATCGGTCTTCGGGTTCCCTCTTCCATCCCGAGCGGGCAAGGTCGTACGCGTCAGGCTCGATCCCCTCGTCGTCGTCGGCCTCCTCGGGGTCGATCGTCACGACATGGGTGCGGATGGCCGAGGTGCCGGGCAGCAGCGTCAATCCCGCCTCGGGCACGGCCACCGGTAGCAGTTCCTCCCGGGGAAACAGATAGACCCTGTTCGCGCTGGAGCTCGCGTCCCAGAACTCACACGCGCCAGGGTCGTTCTGGCACACGAACACCGACAGGACAGCGCCCTCGACGGGGAGATGGGCGAAGAACTGCAGCGGCCCTCCGCAGCCGCACACGGGCCAGGCGAATCCGGCCGGAGCCAGCGGCACGCCCCCGGTACGCGGGGTGTCGGAATCGGCCGGTGCGGGGCCGTCGTAGATCATCAGCGCTGTCTGCATGGCGAGAGGCTACTGGTCACGGTTGGAACGAGAATGACCGTGTGTGACGCACGGTCGGCGGCGGAGAGGTCCTCCATCATTTCTCCGCGGTGGTGAGGGTCCGCCCGCGATGGCGGCTGTGAAAATCGCTGTCCGATTGTCGGAACGCAGTGATAGAGCTTCAGGGTGACAACGACACTCGAGTTCCCCGTTCTGCTGCGACTGATCGACGAACGGTCGACTGCCTTCCGCGCCGCGGTCGCCTCCGCGCCCAGCCTCGACGTACAGGTGCCGACCTGCCCCGAGTGGACGCTGTTCGATCTGGCGCAGCACATCGGCGAGGGGCGCCGCGACTGGGCCGCCACCGTCGCCGCAGGGCCCGCTCCGGCCAAGTCCGCAGCGGAGGGCGCCCCGGCTGCGCCTCGGGAGCGCGAGGCCCTGCTGGCCTGGTTGGCGGAGTCCACGGAGCAACTGCTGGACGCGTTGCGGAAGGCCGGCCCGGATCGCGGTTGCTGGACGTGGTGGGGGACGTCGCAGTCGCCGCAGACCTCCGGTGCCGTAGCTCGGCACCAGCTCCAGCAGTTCGCGGTGCACACGTACGACGCCCAGATCACCGTAGGTGCTCCGCAGCCGCTGCCGGACGAGGTGGCGCTCGACGGTGTCGACGAGTTCCTGTCCACCTGCGTCGCAACGACAAGTGCCTGGCCGCACAAGCCCGCTGCCATCGACTTCCACGCCTCCGAGGGCCGCTCCTGGCGCCTCCGGCTCTCCGCCGACGGCGCACGGACCACCCGCCTCCCCGGGCCCGGCACCATGCCGGCCACCGCCGCCGGCCAGGACCCGGACGCGGCCGCCGCCTTCTTGTCCGCTCGGGGCACGGCCAGCGAGCTGGTCTTCATCCTGTACGACCGTATCCCGATCAACTCTCTGAAGCTCGACGGCGACCGACGTCTCTTCGAGCAGCTCAGCGCCTGGGACCCGGATGAGTAGGACGTGACGATGCGCCACCTCGTACGCCCCGGGGCATGCCGTTGATCGCGTTCAGCCAGGTGATGCCCCTCTTCTTCGCGAAGTACTTGGGGCTCGGCGCTGCGCCGATGGTACGGACGGGGACGACGAAGCGCAGGCCGTCGACGGAGGCGAGCAAGCCCTTGCCCCGGGGCCCCGTACACGGCCAGCCGGACGGCCCAACACCGGGCTGCCCGCTCCTCCGTATGCAGCAGCGGCGCAGGCGAGCCGATCGCCCCGGACCGAAGCTGGGCGTGCCCCGGCCCCCGCCCGACCCGGGAGGGGGCGTGCCCGGCCCCGACTCGGGAGAACCCATGCCTCTGCCTCGCCGCCTCCGGCCGCGTCCGTCCCTCGGCGTCCTGCTGGCCGCCGCCTGTCTGACCGGCGCCGTGTCCGGGCCGGCCGACGCCGGCTCCGGCTCCGCGGACCGTGACCACGACCGCGCTCTGCGGAAGCAGCTCGAAGAGCTGGTGCACAGCCCCGGCGGCCCGCCCGGTGTCATCGCCGTCCTGCGCCGCGAGGGCGGGTCCCGCATCGTGCGCGCCGGAGTCGCCGACCTCGACAGCAAACGCCCGATCCGGGCGGACGACCACACGCGGATCGCGAGTACGGCGAAGGCCTTCAGCGGTGCCGTGGCGCTGCGCCTGGTGGACCGGCGCGCGCTTTCTCTCGACGACACCATCGGCCGCCGGCTCCCGTCACTGCCCCGGCAGTGGCGCTCCGTGACGCTGCGCCAGCTCCTGAACCACACCAGCGGGCTGCCCGACTACACGCAGTCCCCCGAGTTCCTGGAGATCCTCACCGCCGATCCGCGCCACCACTTCGACTCGCGCCGACTGCTCGACTACGTGGCCGACGAACCGCTACTGTTCCGGCCGGGCTCGAAGTACCAGTACTCGAACTCGGACAACATCGCGGTCGCGCTGATGGCCGAGGCGGCAACCGGCCGGCCCTACGAGCAGTTGCTGCGGGACCTCGTCTACCGGCCGCTCGGCCTGCGCGACACGAGCCTCCCCCAGGGCTACGAGATGCCCGAGCCGTACATGCACGGATACGACGTCACGCCGCCGAATCCCCCCGAGGACGTCAGCGAGGCGCTCAGCGCGTCGGGCGTGTGGGCGTCGGGCGGGATCATCTCCACCCCGGCGGACCTGACCCGCTTCATCCGCGGGTACGCGGGCGGGGCCCTGATCTCCAAGGCCACCCTGCGCGAGCAGCGCCGATGGATCGACGGGGCCTCGGAGCCCGCGGGCCCCGGCGTGAACAAGGCGGGAGAGGCGATCTTCCGCTACGCCACCCGCTGCGGAGTGGTCCTCGGCCACACCGGCAACTTCCCCGGCTACACCCAGTTGATCGCCGCCACACCGGACGGCCGGCGGTCACTGACCTTCACGCTCACCACCCAGGTGAACAAGACGACCAAGCCCGAGCTGCTGAAGCGGCTGCGTGCGGTCGAGGAGAATTTCGTCTGCGCGCTGCTGAAGAACTGACGAAGTCCCCCGAGGGCGCCCGGACCGCTCCGGGCGCCCTCCGCCCTTGTCCGCCACCCGCCACCCGCCACCCGCCACCCGCCACCCGCGGAGCATTCACCTTCAGCCCATTGCAACGTATGGAACGAGAGACGTTGCATTAAAACCAGAACCATTGCAATGAAATCTCGGCATCTACCTGCAATAGCAACAGTATTGCGCAACAAGCATGTTGCCCGATCTTCGAATGCAACGTAGCGTTTCCAATGTCAGAAACACAGGGAACGCACGCGACGCAGACCATGGAGAGCATCATGCAGAAGTTCGACACCCCCGCCCCCGTCTCGGCCGTCCTCGACATCCCCGCCGGACGCATCCGGTTCATCGCCGCCGACCGCGCCGACACCACTGTCGAGGTCCTGCCCGCCGACGCCTCCAAGGGCCGCGACGTGAAGGCGGCGGAGCAGGCCGAGGTCTCCTACTCCGACGGCGTCCTGCGTGTCGAGATCCCGGAGGCGAGGAACCGGAGCATCGGCTCTTCCGGGTCCGTCGAGGTGACCGTGCAGCTTCCGGCCGGCTCCCGGATCGAGGCGAAGGCGGCCGCCGCCGAGTTCCGCGGCGTGGGACGGCTCGGCGAGGTCACCTTCGAGGGCGGCCACCGCTCGGTCGAGCTCGACGAGGCCGACAGCGTCCGCCTGACCGGCCTCGACGCCGACATCACCGTCGGCCGCCTGAACGGCCCCGCCGAGATCAGCACCCAGAAGGGCGACCTGAAGATCACCGAGGCCGCCCGCGGAACGCTCACGCTGAGCACCCAGAAGGGGAACATCACCGTCGGCGCCGCCCCCGGCGTCTCCGCGGCCCTGGACGCCGGCACCACGTTCGGCCGGGTCAGCAACACGCTCAAGAACGCCGACGCAACTCCCGGCCTGACCATCCACGCGACCACCGCCCACGGCGACATCACCGCCCGCACGGTGACGGACTGAAGTCACGGCCCGCTCTGCTCTCCTTCGCCCCCTTCACCCCGTCCGGGGCGCAGGGGGCGGAGTGGGTGCAGCCGAGTGGGTGCAGCCGAGTGGGTGCAGCCCCGCGTGAGCGCGGAGAACGAGACCCCTCTAGTCGTCCAGCGCCGCCAGCCCAGCCAGCGCCCCCCGCACCGCCTCCAGATCGGCGTCCGAAGCCAACCCCGCGTGATACAGGCGCAGTTCCGTCGCGCCGAGCTCGGCCGCGCGGGCCGCGTCGGCCGCCAAGCCGTCCGGCCGGCCCTCCATCCCGGACACCACGGTGAAGTTGGCGGCCAGGACCCTCCCCCGCGCGCCCGCCCGCACCGCTTCCGCGAACGGCGTCAGCAGGCCCGCTCCTCCGGTGCACGGCACGACCACACCGTCGGCCACGGACAGGATGTGCCCGGGGTCCACCCCGGCATTGGCCCCGCAGTGGAAGGAGACGGGGTCGGCGTGCAGCAGCACCTGGAACCCGGCCGGCGCGGCGGAACGGACCGCCGCGACCGTCTCCTCCTGGAGCGAACGGGCCACCTCGTCGCGCCACACACGGGTGGCCGCCGCCGTCCCCGCCCCGAGCAGCTTCTCCACTCCGGCCCAGCCCCCGCCGGACGGCTCCCCCCGCCACACCGGCTCCAGCGCTCCGCGCACGAAGGACGCCAACTCCTCGGCGTCGAGGCCCTGTCGGTCGTACCCGTCCGCACACACGGCGCAGAAGCAGAGGGACATCAGATACTGCCCGGCGTCCCCGAGCGGCACCCCGCCGGTCTTGTCGTGGGCGTGCAGATGGGCGAGCCCGTACCAGCCGAGCGACTCCAGCTCCGTGCCCGCCGCACCGGGCCGGACCGCTGCCTCCACCGCGAGGCTCGCCAGGTAGGCCCGGGTGGCCGGCTGGGCGACGCAGGGAGCCCAGGGGTAACGGTCCCCATAGGCGTTGACGACGGACGTCGCCGGATGCTCCTCCCCCATAAGGGAGTTGTGCGCGAGCACGACCCAGGTGTGCACGTCGAGCCCCGCCCCGGCGAGCGCTGCGGCGGCCTCGCCGTACGCGTCACCGGGCGCCCAGTCGCCGGCCGGGTACGGGCGAAGGGCCCGGCCCCGCCATCGCGCCTCGTCCACCGGGTGGAGCACGGCGGCGTGC includes:
- a CDS encoding maleylpyruvate isomerase N-terminal domain-containing protein, whose amino-acid sequence is MTTTLEFPVLLRLIDERSTAFRAAVASAPSLDVQVPTCPEWTLFDLAQHIGEGRRDWAATVAAGPAPAKSAAEGAPAAPREREALLAWLAESTEQLLDALRKAGPDRGCWTWWGTSQSPQTSGAVARHQLQQFAVHTYDAQITVGAPQPLPDEVALDGVDEFLSTCVATTSAWPHKPAAIDFHASEGRSWRLRLSADGARTTRLPGPGTMPATAAGQDPDAAAAFLSARGTASELVFILYDRIPINSLKLDGDRRLFEQLSAWDPDE
- a CDS encoding serine hydrolase domain-containing protein, with product MPLPRRLRPRPSLGVLLAAACLTGAVSGPADAGSGSADRDHDRALRKQLEELVHSPGGPPGVIAVLRREGGSRIVRAGVADLDSKRPIRADDHTRIASTAKAFSGAVALRLVDRRALSLDDTIGRRLPSLPRQWRSVTLRQLLNHTSGLPDYTQSPEFLEILTADPRHHFDSRRLLDYVADEPLLFRPGSKYQYSNSDNIAVALMAEAATGRPYEQLLRDLVYRPLGLRDTSLPQGYEMPEPYMHGYDVTPPNPPEDVSEALSASGVWASGGIISTPADLTRFIRGYAGGALISKATLREQRRWIDGASEPAGPGVNKAGEAIFRYATRCGVVLGHTGNFPGYTQLIAATPDGRRSLTFTLTTQVNKTTKPELLKRLRAVEENFVCALLKN
- a CDS encoding DUF4097 family beta strand repeat-containing protein → MQKFDTPAPVSAVLDIPAGRIRFIAADRADTTVEVLPADASKGRDVKAAEQAEVSYSDGVLRVEIPEARNRSIGSSGSVEVTVQLPAGSRIEAKAAAAEFRGVGRLGEVTFEGGHRSVELDEADSVRLTGLDADITVGRLNGPAEISTQKGDLKITEAARGTLTLSTQKGNITVGAAPGVSAALDAGTTFGRVSNTLKNADATPGLTIHATTAHGDITARTVTD